Proteins encoded in a region of the Kosmotoga arenicorallina S304 genome:
- a CDS encoding transposase: protein MVPQELTKSDIVKIIEYLDKLLPSNFVNKQGRGRRKAYSDKSILKVSILLKLCDVSYRRAKDFLEKNPKYMELLDLKNIPPFQTISRRVRELPLHRINKDIVNLFLDIEGL from the coding sequence ATGGTACCACAAGAACTTACAAAAAGCGATATTGTAAAGATTATTGAGTACTTAGACAAGCTTTTGCCTTCTAACTTCGTTAACAAACAAGGCAGAGGTAGAAGAAAGGCTTATTCCGACAAGAGCATCTTGAAAGTTTCCATTTTATTGAAGCTATGCGATGTCTCATATCGCAGGGCAAAGGACTTTTTAGAAAAGAATCCCAAATACATGGAACTCCTGGACTTGAAAAACATACCTCCATTCCAGACTATATCCAGGAGAGTAAGAGAATTGCCTCTTCACAGGATAAACAAAGATATTGTAAACCTCTTTTTGGATATAGAAGGACTTGA